The Toxotes jaculatrix isolate fToxJac2 chromosome 14, fToxJac2.pri, whole genome shotgun sequence genome window below encodes:
- the fgf12a gene encoding fibroblast growth factor 12a isoform X4 — protein MKPQLKGIVTRLFSQQGFYLQMQPDGTIDGSKDENSDNTLFNLIPVGLRVVAIQGVKSGFYIAMNGEGMLYSSEMFTPECKFKESVFENYYVIYSSTVYRQQESGRAWFLGLTKEGQVMKGNRVKKTKPSSHFVPRPIEVCMYREPSLHEIEDKHRSRKSSGTPTMNGGKAVNQDST, from the exons ATGA agccGCAGCTGAAAGGCATCGTGACACGACTGTTCAGCCAGCAGGGCTTCTACCTGCAGATGCAGCCGGATGGAACCATCGACGGCAGCAAGGACGAGAACAGCGACAACA CCCTGTTTAATCTTATTCCTGTGGGTCTGAGAGTGGTGGCCATCCAGGGGGTGAAGAGTGGCTTCTACATTGCTATGAATGGCGAGGGCATGCTCTACAGCTCG GAGATGTTCACACCGGAGTGTAAGTTCAAGGAGTCTGTTTTCGAGAACTACTATGTGATCTACTCGTCCACTGTGTACCGTCAGCAGGAGTCGGGCCGAGCCTGGTTCCTTGGCCTCACTAAGGAGGGGCAAGTCATGAAAGGCAATAGGGTCAAGAAGACTAAGCCCTCATCACACTTTGTGCCCAGGCCCATAGAAG TTTGTATGTACAGGGAGCCGTCACTGCATGAGATAGAGGACAAGCACCGCTCCAGAAAGAGCTCAGGGACTCCCACCATGAACGGAGGGAAAGCTGTCAATCAGGACTCCACATAG
- the fgf12a gene encoding fibroblast growth factor 12a isoform X1, protein MAAIASSLIRQKRQARESNSDRVSTSKRRPSPSKDPRSLCERHFLGVFSKVRFCSGKKRPVRRRPEPQLKGIVTRLFSQQGFYLQMQPDGTIDGSKDENSDNTLFNLIPVGLRVVAIQGVKSGFYIAMNGEGMLYSSEMFTPECKFKESVFENYYVIYSSTVYRQQESGRAWFLGLTKEGQVMKGNRVKKTKPSSHFVPRPIEVCMYREPSLHEIEDKHRSRKSSGTPTMNGGKAVNQDST, encoded by the exons ATGGCCGCGATCGCCAGCTCCCTGATCCGGCAGAAACGCCAGGCGAGGGAGTCGAACAGCGACCGGGTCTCTACTTCGAAACGTCGCCCCAGCCCCAGCAAAGACCCCCGCTCTCTCTGCGAGAGGCATTTCTTGGGGGTCTTCAGCAAAGTCCGTTTCTGCAGTGGCAAGAAAAGACCCGTTCGGCGGCGACCAG agccGCAGCTGAAAGGCATCGTGACACGACTGTTCAGCCAGCAGGGCTTCTACCTGCAGATGCAGCCGGATGGAACCATCGACGGCAGCAAGGACGAGAACAGCGACAACA CCCTGTTTAATCTTATTCCTGTGGGTCTGAGAGTGGTGGCCATCCAGGGGGTGAAGAGTGGCTTCTACATTGCTATGAATGGCGAGGGCATGCTCTACAGCTCG GAGATGTTCACACCGGAGTGTAAGTTCAAGGAGTCTGTTTTCGAGAACTACTATGTGATCTACTCGTCCACTGTGTACCGTCAGCAGGAGTCGGGCCGAGCCTGGTTCCTTGGCCTCACTAAGGAGGGGCAAGTCATGAAAGGCAATAGGGTCAAGAAGACTAAGCCCTCATCACACTTTGTGCCCAGGCCCATAGAAG TTTGTATGTACAGGGAGCCGTCACTGCATGAGATAGAGGACAAGCACCGCTCCAGAAAGAGCTCAGGGACTCCCACCATGAACGGAGGGAAAGCTGTCAATCAGGACTCCACATAG
- the fgf12a gene encoding fibroblast growth factor 12a isoform X2, which yields MRILRPFLQKGAHMLQCFCGQRSKSTTITNEPQLKGIVTRLFSQQGFYLQMQPDGTIDGSKDENSDNTLFNLIPVGLRVVAIQGVKSGFYIAMNGEGMLYSSEMFTPECKFKESVFENYYVIYSSTVYRQQESGRAWFLGLTKEGQVMKGNRVKKTKPSSHFVPRPIEVCMYREPSLHEIEDKHRSRKSSGTPTMNGGKAVNQDST from the exons ATGAGGATTCTGAGGCCATTCCTTCAGAAAGGAGCGCAtatgctgcagtgtttctgtggacAACGATCGAAGTCGACCACTATCACCAACG agccGCAGCTGAAAGGCATCGTGACACGACTGTTCAGCCAGCAGGGCTTCTACCTGCAGATGCAGCCGGATGGAACCATCGACGGCAGCAAGGACGAGAACAGCGACAACA CCCTGTTTAATCTTATTCCTGTGGGTCTGAGAGTGGTGGCCATCCAGGGGGTGAAGAGTGGCTTCTACATTGCTATGAATGGCGAGGGCATGCTCTACAGCTCG GAGATGTTCACACCGGAGTGTAAGTTCAAGGAGTCTGTTTTCGAGAACTACTATGTGATCTACTCGTCCACTGTGTACCGTCAGCAGGAGTCGGGCCGAGCCTGGTTCCTTGGCCTCACTAAGGAGGGGCAAGTCATGAAAGGCAATAGGGTCAAGAAGACTAAGCCCTCATCACACTTTGTGCCCAGGCCCATAGAAG TTTGTATGTACAGGGAGCCGTCACTGCATGAGATAGAGGACAAGCACCGCTCCAGAAAGAGCTCAGGGACTCCCACCATGAACGGAGGGAAAGCTGTCAATCAGGACTCCACATAG
- the fgf12a gene encoding fibroblast growth factor 12a isoform X3: MGDKNAEPQLKGIVTRLFSQQGFYLQMQPDGTIDGSKDENSDNTLFNLIPVGLRVVAIQGVKSGFYIAMNGEGMLYSSEMFTPECKFKESVFENYYVIYSSTVYRQQESGRAWFLGLTKEGQVMKGNRVKKTKPSSHFVPRPIEVCMYREPSLHEIEDKHRSRKSSGTPTMNGGKAVNQDST; encoded by the exons ATGGGTGATAAAAACGCCG agccGCAGCTGAAAGGCATCGTGACACGACTGTTCAGCCAGCAGGGCTTCTACCTGCAGATGCAGCCGGATGGAACCATCGACGGCAGCAAGGACGAGAACAGCGACAACA CCCTGTTTAATCTTATTCCTGTGGGTCTGAGAGTGGTGGCCATCCAGGGGGTGAAGAGTGGCTTCTACATTGCTATGAATGGCGAGGGCATGCTCTACAGCTCG GAGATGTTCACACCGGAGTGTAAGTTCAAGGAGTCTGTTTTCGAGAACTACTATGTGATCTACTCGTCCACTGTGTACCGTCAGCAGGAGTCGGGCCGAGCCTGGTTCCTTGGCCTCACTAAGGAGGGGCAAGTCATGAAAGGCAATAGGGTCAAGAAGACTAAGCCCTCATCACACTTTGTGCCCAGGCCCATAGAAG TTTGTATGTACAGGGAGCCGTCACTGCATGAGATAGAGGACAAGCACCGCTCCAGAAAGAGCTCAGGGACTCCCACCATGAACGGAGGGAAAGCTGTCAATCAGGACTCCACATAG